The following coding sequences lie in one Methanothermobacter sp. MT-2 genomic window:
- a CDS encoding 3-isopropylmalate dehydrogenase — protein sequence MYKIAVIPGDGVGKEVMNAALHILDGLNLDFEYEFAEAGDKCAEKTGEALPDETLKIIKNSDACLFGAAGETAADVIVKLRRELDLFVNLRPVKSLPGVGGLYGGLDFVIVRENTEDLYVGLEEYTSEGAVAKRVITRRASRRISKFAFDYSLQEGRGKVTAVHKANVLKKTDGIFREEFYKVAEDYPQIEAEDFYVDAMAMYLIKKPQEFETIVTTNMFGDILSDEAAALVGGLGVAPSANIGEKTGIFEPVHGSAPRIAGKNIANPTAMILSTTLMLKHLNQRKQATLIEKALKKTLKKGIKTPDLGGKHTTTQVAQKIREQVEEYL from the coding sequence ATGTACAAGATAGCGGTCATACCCGGAGACGGGGTTGGGAAAGAAGTGATGAACGCCGCCCTCCACATACTAGACGGCCTCAACTTAGATTTTGAATACGAATTTGCAGAAGCAGGAGACAAATGCGCAGAAAAAACTGGTGAAGCACTCCCAGACGAAACCCTTAAAATCATAAAAAACTCAGACGCATGCCTTTTCGGCGCTGCTGGAGAAACAGCAGCCGACGTCATAGTCAAACTAAGACGTGAGTTGGATTTGTTTGTTAATTTGAGGCCTGTTAAGTCTTTGCCTGGTGTTGGTGGTTTGTATGGTGGTTTGGATTTTGTTATTGTTAGGGAGAATACCGAGGACTTGTATGTAGGCCTTGAAGAGTATACAAGTGAAGGTGCTGTTGCCAAGCGCGTTATTACCCGTCGGGCTTCTAGGCGTATTTCTAAGTTCGCTTTTGATTACAGTTTACAGGAGGGTCGAGGCAAGGTTACGGCAGTGCATAAAGCTAATGTTCTTAAAAAAACCGATGGGATATTCAGGGAAGAATTCTACAAGGTCGCGGAAGATTACCCGCAAATAGAAGCTGAAGACTTTTATGTTGATGCCATGGCAATGTACCTCATCAAAAAACCCCAGGAATTCGAAACCATTGTAACAACAAACATGTTCGGAGACATACTATCAGACGAAGCAGCAGCTCTAGTAGGAGGCCTTGGAGTGGCACCATCAGCCAACATCGGCGAAAAAACCGGAATATTCGAACCAGTACACGGATCAGCTCCCAGAATAGCTGGAAAAAACATAGCAAACCCCACAGCAATGATACTATCCACAACACTAATGCTAAAACACCTAAACCAGAGAAAACAGGCAACACTCATAGAAAAAGCCCTCAAAAAAACCCTCAAAAAAGGAATAAAAACCCCAGACCTCGGAGGAAAACACACAACAACACAGGTAGCTCAAAAAATCAGAGAACAGGTTGAGGAATATCTATGA
- a CDS encoding phosphoribosylaminoimidazole carboxylase — translation MKPKVMIVLGSGTDYIVAKKAMNILEELKIPYDLKVASAHRTHEKVKSIVSDSLKNGVEIFIGIAGLSAHLPGIIAANTHKPVIGVPVDVKIGGLDALFACSQMPFPVPVATVGIDRGENGALLAAQMMGTYNEKIRSRIIKLRKGYYEKVEKDESHILNNIEGNYYSPIKIEIPEPTRKTANTKISDKNALVSVIPGSYSDMKITKKTTTFLDRMDISYDLNVISPIRYPERFQEYIESLETVKLFIAISGLSAHVTGAIAALTDKPVIGVPCALKTYGLDSLLSMVNMPPGAPVGTVGLGNGGNAAILAAEILGINNKKIEAKVKKLKGRSINF, via the coding sequence ATGAAACCGAAAGTAATGATAGTTTTGGGAAGCGGAACAGACTACATAGTAGCAAAAAAAGCCATGAACATCCTTGAAGAACTCAAAATTCCCTATGATTTAAAGGTTGCATCAGCCCACAGAACCCACGAAAAGGTTAAAAGTATCGTTTCAGATTCCCTGAAAAATGGCGTGGAAATTTTCATAGGAATAGCAGGATTATCAGCACACCTTCCCGGTATAATCGCCGCAAACACCCACAAACCAGTTATAGGAGTGCCAGTTGACGTTAAAATAGGGGGCCTTGACGCCCTCTTCGCCTGCTCCCAAATGCCATTCCCAGTCCCAGTAGCAACTGTAGGTATTGACAGGGGCGAAAATGGCGCGCTACTCGCTGCACAGATGATGGGAACCTACAACGAGAAGATAAGATCCCGCATAATCAAACTTAGAAAAGGATACTATGAAAAAGTTGAAAAAGATGAATCCCACATTCTCAACAACATCGAAGGAAACTATTATTCACCCATCAAAATAGAAATCCCAGAACCAACAAGGAAAACAGCCAACACAAAAATTTCAGATAAAAACGCGCTTGTTTCTGTTATACCCGGAAGCTATTCCGACATGAAAATAACCAAAAAAACCACCACATTCCTAGACAGAATGGACATATCCTACGACCTAAATGTCATATCACCCATAAGATACCCCGAACGTTTCCAAGAATATATAGAGAGCCTAGAAACCGTTAAATTATTCATAGCAATCAGTGGATTGTCTGCACATGTAACCGGTGCAATAGCCGCCCTCACAGACAAACCAGTTATAGGAGTTCCCTGCGCCCTTAAAACCTATGGCCTAGACTCCCTACTCTCCATGGTTAACATGCCACCAGGAGCGCCTGTAGGTACCGTTGGCCTGGGAAATGGTGGTAATGCAGCCATACTAGCAGCCGAAATCCTCGGGATAAACAATAAAAAAATAGAAGCAAAGGTAAAAAAGCTGAAGGGAAGATCTATCAACTTCTAA
- a CDS encoding 3-isopropylmalate dehydratase large subunit — protein sequence MSMTISEKILAKAAGEKEVEAGEIIMANIDVAMTHDLTGPLAIEAFKEIGSKKVWDPSKIVVLFDHQVPADSIEAAENHIIMRKFVEEQGIENFYDIREGICHQILPEKGYVAPGDVIVGTDSHTCTHGALGAFATGIGSTDMAMVFATGKLWFKVPETIRFEIEGLPKDHVYAKDIILYIIGKMGIDGATYKACEFAGSTVKDMKISERLVLCNMAIEMGGKTGIIEPDQKTIEYVKKRSNKPYNIMKTDLDAPSLETIEINIEDLEPQIACPHNVDNVKPISEVEGTEIDQIFIGSCTNGRIEDLRDAAKILKGRKISDKLRMLVIPASREVYLKALDEGLIKIFIEAGALVCNPCCGPCLGGHIGLLGPGEVSLSTSNRNFKGRQGSPESEVYLSSAAVAAASAIKGEITHPKRI from the coding sequence GTGTCAATGACTATTTCTGAGAAAATACTCGCAAAAGCCGCTGGTGAAAAAGAAGTCGAAGCCGGTGAAATAATAATGGCCAATATAGATGTGGCCATGACCCATGATTTAACAGGTCCTCTTGCTATTGAAGCATTTAAAGAAATAGGATCAAAGAAAGTATGGGATCCCTCCAAGATTGTTGTGCTCTTTGACCATCAAGTACCTGCAGATTCAATCGAAGCCGCTGAAAACCATATAATCATGAGAAAATTCGTGGAAGAACAAGGGATAGAAAACTTCTATGACATCAGAGAAGGTATATGCCACCAAATACTACCAGAAAAGGGTTATGTGGCCCCAGGAGATGTTATAGTTGGTACAGACTCTCATACATGCACCCATGGAGCCCTAGGGGCATTCGCCACTGGTATAGGATCAACAGACATGGCCATGGTCTTCGCCACAGGAAAATTATGGTTCAAAGTCCCTGAAACGATCCGCTTTGAAATAGAAGGCCTACCAAAAGACCATGTATATGCAAAGGACATCATATTATATATTATAGGGAAAATGGGGATAGACGGCGCCACATACAAAGCTTGTGAATTCGCAGGAAGCACAGTAAAAGACATGAAGATTTCAGAGAGGCTCGTGCTCTGCAACATGGCAATTGAAATGGGTGGTAAAACAGGTATCATAGAACCAGACCAGAAAACCATAGAATACGTGAAAAAAAGATCAAATAAACCATACAATATCATGAAAACAGACCTTGACGCGCCTTCACTCGAAACCATAGAAATAAACATAGAAGATCTTGAACCGCAAATAGCATGTCCACACAACGTAGACAATGTGAAACCAATAAGTGAAGTGGAAGGGACGGAAATAGACCAAATATTTATAGGATCATGCACAAACGGGCGCATAGAAGACCTAAGAGACGCCGCGAAAATACTAAAGGGCAGGAAAATATCAGATAAACTCAGGATGCTAGTAATACCCGCTTCAAGGGAAGTCTACCTGAAAGCATTAGATGAAGGCCTAATAAAGATTTTCATAGAAGCCGGCGCCCTCGTCTGCAATCCATGTTGCGGTCCCTGTCTAGGCGGCCACATAGGACTGCTCGGACCAGGAGAAGTCAGCCTCTCAACCTCTAACCGAAACTTCAAAGGTAGACAGGGGAGCCCCGAATCAGAAGTATACCTATCATCTGCAGCAGTAGCCGCAGCCTCCGCAATAAAAGGAGAAATAACGCATCCAAAAAGAATTTAA
- a CDS encoding UbiD family decarboxylase, protein MRKFLNSIKDEFKIIKVEKEISTHLEAAKLLRKHPREIVILENIKESDTPVISGICNTREKISKALNCKIENITERIIQAMDNPIPIENIRKLKNYNSQKADLGKLPILTYYERDGGPYITAGAIIAKDPETKVRNASIHRMMLLDKKHLAVRIVPRHLYNYYKRAEKKGEDLPIAIAIGMHPATLLATTTSVPIEIDELEVANNFHDGKLKLLKCQKVDIEVPEAEIILEGKIIANKRADEGPFVDLTGTYDIIRKEPIIEIERIHFKDDSLYHAILPAGFEHKLLQGLPQEPRIFKAVKNTVPSVKNVILTEGGCCWLHAIVSIKKQAEGDGKNVIMAALSAHPSLKHVVVVDDDINVFDLDDVEYAIATRLKEDDIVIVKKARGSSLDPSASSDGTTTKVGVDATKPLKESEKFERVAP, encoded by the coding sequence TTGAGAAAATTTCTAAACTCCATAAAAGATGAATTCAAGATTATAAAGGTTGAAAAGGAAATTTCAACCCATCTTGAAGCTGCTAAACTCCTTAGAAAACATCCAAGGGAAATCGTGATCCTAGAAAACATCAAAGAATCTGATACACCAGTAATCTCAGGAATATGCAATACCAGAGAAAAAATCTCAAAAGCACTCAACTGTAAAATAGAAAATATAACAGAACGCATAATCCAAGCCATGGACAACCCAATCCCCATAGAAAATATTAGAAAACTTAAAAATTATAATTCTCAAAAAGCAGACCTTGGTAAGCTACCAATCCTCACATACTATGAAAGAGATGGCGGCCCCTATATCACCGCAGGTGCCATCATAGCCAAGGACCCTGAAACCAAGGTGAGAAATGCCTCAATCCATAGAATGATGCTACTTGACAAAAAACACCTAGCTGTGCGCATAGTACCAAGACACCTCTACAACTACTACAAAAGAGCCGAAAAAAAGGGAGAAGATCTACCTATAGCCATAGCTATTGGAATGCACCCTGCAACATTACTAGCAACAACAACATCAGTCCCAATAGAAATAGACGAACTAGAAGTAGCCAATAATTTCCATGATGGAAAACTCAAACTTCTCAAATGCCAGAAAGTAGATATAGAAGTACCAGAGGCCGAAATCATACTAGAAGGGAAAATCATCGCAAATAAGAGGGCCGATGAAGGCCCATTCGTGGACTTGACCGGTACCTATGATATTATACGGAAAGAACCCATCATAGAAATTGAAAGGATCCATTTCAAAGATGATTCATTGTATCATGCTATTTTACCCGCGGGATTTGAACATAAACTTCTTCAAGGACTTCCACAAGAGCCTAGAATATTCAAAGCCGTTAAAAATACCGTTCCAAGTGTGAAGAACGTTATTCTTACAGAGGGTGGCTGCTGCTGGTTACATGCAATCGTATCCATAAAAAAACAAGCCGAAGGCGATGGTAAAAATGTTATAATGGCGGCTTTATCAGCCCACCCCTCCCTAAAACATGTTGTGGTCGTTGACGATGATATAAACGTGTTCGATTTGGATGATGTGGAATATGCTATAGCAACACGCTTAAAAGAGGACGACATAGTTATAGTCAAGAAAGCAAGGGGTTCATCACTTGATCCTTCAGCATCATCTGATGGGACAACCACAAAGGTTGGTGTTGACGCTACAAAACCATTAAAAGAATCTGAAAAATTTGAGAGGGTAGCCCCCTAG
- a CDS encoding 3-isopropylmalate dehydratase small subunit yields the protein MKGRVWKFPDDVDTDQIIPGRYLVIRDPSKLAEHLMEGADPEFSKKVKVGDFIVAGKNFGCGSSREHAPLALKGAGISAVIAESFARIFYRNAINLGIPLLEAPGISKHLKTGDKIEVDLEKGIIKKDEKEFKFKKLPEFMLEILEKGGLIPYIKNNR from the coding sequence ATGAAAGGAAGAGTTTGGAAATTCCCAGATGATGTTGACACTGACCAGATAATACCCGGCAGATACCTTGTCATAAGAGACCCCTCAAAACTTGCAGAACACCTAATGGAAGGTGCAGATCCAGAATTTTCAAAAAAAGTTAAAGTGGGAGATTTCATAGTCGCGGGGAAAAATTTTGGGTGCGGTTCGTCAAGAGAACACGCTCCACTGGCCTTAAAAGGTGCTGGGATATCTGCAGTGATCGCAGAATCATTTGCAAGAATATTCTACCGGAACGCAATAAACCTTGGAATACCTTTACTTGAAGCCCCAGGCATATCCAAACACCTAAAAACAGGAGACAAGATAGAAGTAGACCTAGAAAAAGGGATAATAAAAAAGGATGAAAAAGAATTCAAATTCAAAAAATTGCCAGAATTCATGCTTGAAATCCTTGAAAAAGGAGGTTTAATCCCCTACATCAAAAATAACCGGTGA
- a CDS encoding cystein desulfurase, producing MKPKDLRDDIPLLKDYVYLDAASTTPTPKPVVEAMNRYYYKYNANTGRGAYSLAVKATEKLEDARKKIADFVNAQPEEIIFTKNTTEAINLVANGLRFERGDSIIVPNIEHHSNYLPWLKLREKGVKIKIIKADKDGIINPASIEDVIDEKTKLITITHVSNAIGSVQDIKRIGKIADENGILFMVDAAQSIGHMKFDVKELKANFVAFPGHKGTLGPVGTGFLYCNLQEAEELEPSSLGGGTVIDVLGDQFKLEEPPRRFEAGTLNIAGFIGLGAAIDYIKGIGIERIEKHGARLTRRLYKFLREIDGVECYGNPQNIYGIVSFNIDNVNPDDAARKLDERARICVRSGHHCAIPAMRHLGVHERGGTVRASIHYYNILEDVEILAETINEIL from the coding sequence ATGAAACCCAAAGATCTTAGAGATGATATTCCCCTACTAAAAGATTATGTTTATCTTGACGCTGCAAGCACAACACCAACACCTAAACCAGTAGTAGAAGCCATGAACAGATACTATTACAAATACAATGCAAATACAGGAAGAGGCGCATATTCACTTGCTGTGAAGGCAACTGAAAAATTAGAGGATGCCAGGAAAAAGATAGCGGATTTTGTGAACGCCCAACCAGAGGAGATAATATTCACAAAGAACACTACAGAAGCTATAAATCTCGTTGCAAATGGTCTTAGATTTGAAAGGGGAGATTCCATTATCGTTCCTAACATTGAACATCATTCAAATTATTTGCCATGGTTGAAACTACGAGAAAAGGGCGTGAAAATAAAAATAATTAAAGCGGATAAAGATGGTATAATCAACCCGGCGAGCATAGAAGATGTTATCGATGAAAAAACCAAACTTATAACAATAACACATGTATCCAATGCTATAGGTTCAGTGCAAGACATAAAAAGGATTGGTAAAATCGCGGATGAAAATGGCATCCTTTTCATGGTAGATGCAGCCCAATCAATCGGCCATATGAAATTTGATGTCAAGGAACTTAAGGCCAATTTTGTGGCATTCCCAGGACATAAAGGGACTCTCGGCCCTGTTGGAACAGGATTCCTCTACTGTAACCTGCAAGAAGCTGAGGAGCTGGAACCATCAAGTCTTGGTGGAGGAACCGTGATTGATGTTCTAGGAGACCAGTTTAAATTAGAGGAGCCGCCAAGAAGATTTGAAGCCGGAACATTAAATATAGCAGGTTTCATAGGCCTTGGAGCGGCCATAGATTATATTAAAGGTATAGGTATTGAGAGGATAGAAAAACATGGTGCGCGTCTTACAAGGAGACTATACAAATTTCTAAGAGAGATTGATGGGGTTGAATGTTATGGCAATCCCCAAAATATTTATGGGATAGTATCCTTCAATATAGATAATGTAAACCCAGATGATGCAGCAAGGAAACTAGATGAAAGGGCGCGGATATGCGTCAGAAGCGGTCATCATTGCGCTATACCTGCTATGAGACATCTTGGAGTCCATGAAAGAGGCGGTACTGTGAGGGCTTCAATCCATTATTATAATATTCTAGAAGATGTTGAAATATTAGCAGAAACCATAAATGAAATATTATAA
- a CDS encoding pyruvate formate-lyase activating enzyme related protein, whose amino-acid sequence MIKDAILYEKVDDRVKCGVCNRRCLIPEGKRGFCLTRENRDGKLYTLIYAAVSSSAVDPIEKKPLFHFYPGSFVYSLGTVGCNFRCKHCQNWNISQAIIDEAYTVDITPEEAIETTKRYNCRSIAWTYNEPTIWLEYTLDCAELAHKDDIKTVYVTNGYMTEETLELLSPLLDAANIDLKGMSDEFYKTVCSAKLQPVLDSIQWMHDAGIHIEVTNLIIPGYNDSEDDIKALVKFMVEEVGVEVPLHFTRFYPHYKMKDVSPTPAETLLKARELALEEGMRYVYVGNIPGLSEENTYCYNCGELLIQRYGFQINKMNLKKGRCPSCNAKIDIII is encoded by the coding sequence TTGATAAAAGACGCCATTCTCTATGAAAAAGTCGATGATAGGGTGAAATGTGGTGTATGTAATAGGAGGTGCCTGATCCCGGAGGGTAAAAGAGGATTTTGCCTTACACGGGAAAACAGGGATGGTAAACTCTACACTTTGATTTATGCTGCTGTATCTTCATCTGCAGTGGACCCCATCGAGAAGAAGCCTCTCTTCCACTTCTACCCTGGAAGTTTTGTCTACTCTCTAGGAACAGTTGGATGTAACTTCCGCTGTAAACATTGCCAAAATTGGAATATTTCACAGGCTATAATAGATGAGGCTTACACCGTGGACATAACACCTGAAGAGGCTATTGAAACCACAAAGAGATACAATTGTAGGTCCATTGCATGGACATATAATGAACCTACAATATGGCTTGAATATACCCTTGACTGCGCAGAACTTGCCCATAAAGATGATATCAAGACGGTCTATGTTACCAATGGTTATATGACAGAAGAAACTCTTGAACTTTTATCGCCTCTTTTAGATGCTGCCAACATAGACTTGAAGGGCATGTCAGATGAGTTTTATAAGACTGTTTGCAGTGCGAAATTACAGCCGGTACTTGACAGTATACAATGGATGCATGATGCTGGTATACACATTGAAGTCACGAACCTTATAATACCAGGGTACAATGATTCGGAGGATGATATTAAGGCTCTTGTAAAGTTCATGGTAGAGGAAGTTGGGGTTGAAGTTCCTTTACATTTCACCCGTTTCTATCCACATTATAAGATGAAGGATGTGTCTCCAACACCAGCAGAAACACTGCTCAAAGCCCGTGAACTAGCCTTAGAAGAAGGTATGAGATATGTTTATGTTGGGAACATCCCTGGACTTTCAGAGGAGAACACCTATTGTTATAATTGTGGAGAGCTTCTAATACAAAGATATGGTTTCCAGATAAATAAGATGAATTTGAAAAAGGGTCGGTGCCCTTCTTGTAATGCGAAAATCGACATTATAATCTAG
- a CDS encoding riboflavin synthase, subunit beta, giving the protein MDKVRIGAVVAEFNYDITQMMLKLAEEHAKFLDSEITKVVPVPGVFDMPLAIKKLLEDDEIDAVITLGAVIEGATDHDQIVAQHASRKIADLALEYDKPVALGISGPSMTRLEAHQRVDYAKRAVEAAVKMYRRLEKL; this is encoded by the coding sequence ATGGATAAAGTTAGAATAGGAGCCGTGGTAGCGGAATTTAACTATGACATAACCCAGATGATGTTAAAATTGGCTGAAGAGCATGCTAAGTTCCTTGATTCTGAGATAACTAAAGTAGTGCCGGTTCCGGGCGTATTTGACATGCCCCTTGCAATCAAGAAACTCTTGGAAGATGATGAAATAGATGCTGTTATAACACTTGGAGCTGTTATTGAAGGAGCAACAGACCATGACCAGATAGTGGCACAGCATGCATCCCGTAAAATAGCCGACCTTGCACTAGAATATGATAAACCAGTGGCACTTGGAATATCAGGACCCAGCATGACAAGGTTAGAAGCCCACCAGAGAGTGGACTATGCTAAAAGGGCGGTTGAAGCAGCTGTTAAAATGTATAGAAGATTAGAAAAACTCTAG
- a CDS encoding glycosyltransferase, with amino-acid sequence MIIPAYNEEKTVAKVVKAARASSYVDEVIVVDDGSFDNTYKEAKQAGAEIIRHASNRGKGAALKTGFKHSNGDIVVFLDADLKNITTSKINKMIKPIIEGRADITKTKFKRKAGRVTELTAKPLLRFFFPEIKFEQPLSGQFAAKRSVLERMKFEDDYGVDVGIVLDADVQGLNVKEVDIGELEHDMASLSDLNIVATEVVRTIVDRALEYGRITMMDSMGESIRMCILGLSLATLGIFSIFFIRAITPVLGIMMGVVGVFMAAYYLIALVRRSYNVFARSKGRLQVLRSFVYMHFPILVSALILVAMISTLLGAVHIDEGKISIEPNPGNLIIWKENSENRTFDVRGPYTVDSALESENNTIRLPKEALDTLGLNYGDILYIGGKDYTLNESRSGDGNIIRIPASAREVLDVNIGDVIRDSSLRKVFSNLYAIRKIASQSNITIKNCIILEDNDKNGREVTIYLDNRKIATTLGAMENGSYSIYINGVHARTIYFNEDISKENYTIYWGAHIITIEIGKPIKSNMRFAKSNEGIFLDIISDKL; translated from the coding sequence GTGATCATACCAGCTTATAATGAAGAAAAAACTGTTGCAAAGGTTGTTAAGGCGGCTCGGGCTTCGTCTTATGTGGATGAAGTTATTGTAGTGGATGATGGTTCATTTGACAATACTTACAAGGAGGCTAAACAGGCGGGTGCGGAGATAATACGCCATGCAAGCAACCGTGGAAAGGGCGCTGCACTTAAAACAGGCTTTAAACATTCAAATGGAGATATTGTGGTTTTCCTTGATGCTGATCTTAAGAATATAACAACATCCAAGATAAATAAGATGATAAAACCCATCATAGAAGGGAGAGCTGATATCACAAAAACCAAATTTAAAAGAAAAGCTGGTAGAGTCACAGAATTAACAGCAAAACCCCTCTTAAGATTCTTCTTCCCAGAGATAAAATTTGAACAGCCATTAAGCGGCCAGTTCGCTGCAAAGAGAAGCGTCCTTGAGAGGATGAAATTTGAAGATGATTATGGAGTTGATGTGGGAATAGTCCTCGATGCTGATGTTCAAGGATTAAACGTTAAGGAAGTTGACATAGGTGAACTTGAACATGACATGGCAAGCCTCTCTGACCTCAATATCGTGGCTACAGAGGTCGTCCGCACAATTGTGGACAGGGCCCTTGAATATGGTAGGATAACCATGATGGATTCCATGGGAGAATCAATTAGAATGTGTATACTTGGACTTTCACTCGCCACCCTTGGGATATTTAGCATATTCTTTATCAGAGCAATCACACCAGTTTTAGGTATTATGATGGGTGTTGTGGGGGTTTTTATGGCGGCCTATTATCTTATAGCTTTAGTTAGAAGATCATATAATGTTTTCGCTCGTTCAAAGGGGCGTTTACAAGTTTTAAGGTCCTTTGTTTATATGCATTTCCCAATCCTTGTATCGGCTCTTATACTTGTTGCCATGATTTCAACACTACTTGGGGCCGTGCATATTGATGAGGGTAAAATATCAATTGAACCCAACCCTGGAAACCTCATAATATGGAAAGAAAACTCTGAGAACAGGACATTTGATGTTAGGGGGCCATATACTGTGGACAGCGCCCTTGAAAGTGAAAATAATACTATAAGGTTGCCTAAGGAAGCCCTTGATACCCTAGGACTCAATTATGGTGATATCCTTTATATTGGGGGGAAAGATTACACCCTAAATGAATCAAGGTCTGGTGATGGTAATATTATAAGGATACCTGCAAGTGCAAGAGAAGTATTAGATGTGAATATAGGAGATGTTATCAGAGATAGTAGTCTTCGCAAGGTCTTCAGCAACCTTTATGCAATCAGAAAAATTGCGAGCCAATCTAATATTACAATAAAGAATTGTATTATACTTGAAGATAATGATAAAAATGGACGTGAAGTAACCATATATCTTGATAATAGAAAGATTGCCACAACCTTAGGTGCCATGGAAAATGGTTCATATTCTATTTATATTAACGGGGTGCATGCAAGAACAATATACTTTAATGAGGACATATCCAAAGAAAACTATACCATCTACTGGGGTGCTCATATTATAACAATAGAGATTGGCAAGCCGATAAAGAGTAATATGCGATTCGCAAAATCAAATGAGGGAATATTCCTTGATATTATATCTGATAAACTTTAA
- a CDS encoding DNA-binding protein — protein sequence MELQILTPEELREKFKDPWIAPYKKIITMVDNDLVEIVEYHPCISGSHWMIYQYPRTSELIIKAKRDGNRHTYLTRTGKTRLNLKASLNAAGIEEVAVTGDEVKVVHAGLAGAGVGAAMCRGMAEGVKRIELYDIGGGSKVGRAAVITPRMEKVIIGIDDTDTKDMGATWTLAHNIGVELSRDGFEYLDHIIVQLYPRNPYKTQNCVSVALTFAVKPGTGKKLVDEVIRRLREKTLSDKTSVAIFKGIKIPGELREYSIRAKKELIGIRDAREVARKVGVQLVEVTGAQGQIGALAAIGLSDDVEEAVKVYQI from the coding sequence ATGGAATTGCAGATTTTAACACCCGAAGAATTAAGGGAAAAGTTTAAGGACCCATGGATAGCCCCCTACAAGAAGATCATCACAATGGTAGATAATGACCTTGTAGAAATAGTTGAATATCATCCATGCATCTCAGGCTCCCATTGGATGATCTATCAGTATCCCCGCACAAGCGAACTAATAATAAAAGCAAAAAGGGATGGGAACCGACACACTTACCTTACAAGGACGGGTAAAACCCGACTGAATCTAAAGGCGAGTTTAAACGCGGCTGGGATAGAAGAGGTTGCCGTAACTGGAGATGAGGTTAAAGTTGTCCATGCCGGTCTTGCAGGGGCTGGGGTGGGCGCTGCAATGTGCAGGGGAATGGCTGAAGGCGTGAAACGCATTGAATTATATGATATAGGTGGAGGCTCAAAGGTTGGAAGAGCGGCTGTCATAACACCAAGGATGGAGAAGGTTATTATAGGAATAGATGATACAGATACGAAGGATATGGGGGCCACTTGGACTCTAGCACATAATATTGGAGTTGAACTTTCAAGGGACGGTTTTGAATACTTGGACCATATTATAGTGCAACTTTATCCCAGAAACCCTTATAAGACGCAAAATTGTGTTTCGGTAGCATTAACATTCGCTGTTAAACCAGGAACAGGCAAAAAACTTGTAGATGAGGTTATCAGGAGGCTAAGGGAGAAAACACTCTCAGATAAGACATCTGTCGCCATATTTAAGGGCATCAAAATCCCTGGGGAGCTCAGGGAATATTCTATAAGGGCTAAGAAGGAATTGATCGGTATAAGAGATGCTAGGGAGGTTGCAAGGAAAGTGGGGGTTCAATTAGTAGAGGTCACCGGAGCCCAGGGCCAGATCGGGGCTCTTGCAGCTATTGGGTTATCCGATGATGTTGAAGAGGCTGTTAAAGTTTATCAGATATAA